One Ostrea edulis chromosome 6, xbOstEdul1.1, whole genome shotgun sequence genomic window, ACCAAAGCCATCAGGACCCTCAAAAATGGAAAAGCACCGGGATGTGACCAGGTACATGCAGAGATGCTGAAAGCAGAGGACGTGGTAACACCAAGAGTACTGACGGATATCCTGCAGAACATCTGGGAGACAGAGACAGCACCCAGCCAATGGAAAATTGGCCTGATTGTGAAGCTGCCTGTGACAGCTGTGACCTGTCATTATATATTGCATAGCATTATTTTACAAGCTGCAGTACGGAGAATATTTCAATGGTTGTTTCCCATTGTATTCAATTGCCGCTATGATTTGCAACGTATTTAGTTCGTGTACGGCACATGTGTTTCTTTGAATAACACGTGGTCGGGATCGATATCcgacatgttttgtttacattgataTGAAGTTACGCTGATTTACCGATTTATGCAGTTGTTCGCCATTAAATTGAACACTACTTACCTCCGTATACTTATTGGCGGCGTCTAATAAGTTGTTATACCCGTTAGAAGCGATGATGCCCACTTTATTCCACTTTAAATTCATTGTTCCCGTTTTCCTACACTTTATGATTGGGGATGCACCATTTCCGGTTTGGGTAAGTTACCAATATGACGTCAGATTGATTACGACGTCATTGGTGCCCTACAAGATCCGCCCCAAAGCCTATATAAACAGCGACAATCTGTCATTCGGGGTCCGTTGAGCTTGATGCACGGACGCATTATTTTGAGGAATCCAGTGCCACAGTAAGTGGAGATCACTACTGATTGAAATTGTCAGAGTTccatataaatattttatatacgtAGCTAATTTGGGTGCCAGTCATTACCAGTATGATTtaacccaacccccccccccctttattctATATTTAATGATACATAGGCTAGTTTCTTGCCAATTCAAGTAACAACACAAGACGACAAGGATTTGTGTGAGTTTATGAATGGTTAGAATATCTActttgttataataaattattgttGAACTTTTACTCATAGTTAcgttttctctctctcactcgTCTCTCTCACGACGACACGGAAGCTCGTTATTGATTATAAATTCACTGccttacaaataaatattaaattcatAACCTCCCGCCCGGGTACGTTACACTGCCCAAGAAAGGAGACCTGACAGACACCAACAACTGGAGGGGAATCATGCTACTATCTATCACAAGCAAGGTCCTCTGCAGTCATCTTGAACAGAATAACAGACATGGTGGACCCTCTCCTACGGAATGAGCAGGCAGGGTTTCGGAGAGGAAGGTCATGCACAGATCATATCTTCACATTGAGACAGATTATGGAACAGAGTAACGAATGGAACACCACAGTATATACCAATTTCATAGACTTCGCCAAGGCATTTGACAGTATCCATCGACCTGCAATGTGGAAGCTCATGGCATACTACGGAATACCAGACAAGATCATATCCATCATCAAGATGCTCTATCAGGACTTCCAGGCCAGAGTGATCTGTGGCACAAACCTCACGAATAGCTTCCCACTACAGACTGGAGTGAGACAGGGATGTTTACTATCTCCCCTACTTTTTGTGATGTGTATTGACTGGGTGATGAAGAAGACAACCAGTCAGAACAACAGGGGATTGTTTTGGACATTTGAAAAGTCTCTAGAAGATCTAGACTTCGCAGATGACATTGTACTCCTGGCTCATCGTTTCTAACACATCCAAGGGAAGACAACCGACTTGACAGACTACGGCAGCCAGATAGGTCTCAACATCAACACCGGAAAGACGAAGATCATGAAAGTTAACAACAAAACAGAAAGAGAAGTGAATATTGGGAACAACGTAGTAGAGGAAGTCTCAGAGTTTGTTTATCTCGGCAGTAAGATCACAGCCGATGGGGATTCAACATCTGATGTAGAGAGCAGAATAGCCAAAGCAAGAGCAGCCTTCGCAAGCCTGAGGAACATCTGGAAGTCAACAGCCATCAGCATCAAGACCAAGATCAAGATATTCAAGAGTAACATCATTGGAGTACTCCTATATGGTGCCGAGTCGTGGAAGGTGACCAAAGGTATTGTCCACAGACTGGATGTCTTCCAGACCAAATGCCTACAACGGATTCTGAAGGTCTTCTGGCCCAACACCATCAGCAACAAAGATCTATATCAGAGAACGTCAACATCACCAATATCTGAGATGATCAAGATGAGACGATGGAAATGGATCGGACATGTCCACAGGATGGGAGCAACATCAATCCCAAAGATCGCCATGAGATGGACACCAGCAGGAAAGAGAAATAGAGGGAGACCAAAGGAAACATGGCGGCGATCAGTAGAGAAAGAGATGAAGGAGTGTGGATGGACTTGGGGCCGGATTCAGAACATGGcagcagacagacagagatgGCGATCCTCAGTGAAGGCCTTATGTGCTTCCTAGCACGAAGAggattaagtaagtaagtatTGTATTATTTCAGACAAACCTTGGATTATTAATCCATGTTATTGGCATTCTGCTTATCATCTCCGCCGTTATTCACTCATCCATTCAGTTAGTGAGAAGAAGAAGGAGACAAGTCACGATAGTGAATCTGTGCAGGAATTCTACATTTTGCGAGAAAGTAAACGGgactaatttttattttttttttttttatatttttaaatactgtcccaaaaaatacacgagggcatAAACTGTGATGCCTCACACTGGTGTACTTAGAATTGTGTGAATTCTTCATGAACAGTAAGCTGTAACGTCTCACACTGGTGTACTTAGAATTGTGTGAACAGTAAGCTGTGACGTCTCACACTGGTGTACTTAGAATTGTGTGAACAGTGAGCTGTGAAGTCTCACACTGGTGTACTTAGAATTGTGTGAACAGTAAGCTGTGATGCCTCACACTGGTGTACTTAAAATTGTATGAACTCTTCGTGAACAGTAAGCTGTGATGCCTCACACTGGTGTACTTAGAATTGTGTGAACTCTTCGTGAACAGTAAGCTGTGATGCCTCACACTGGTGTACTTAGAATTGCGTGAACTCTTCGTGAACAGTGAGCTGTGAAGTCTCACACTGGTGTACTTAGAATTGTGTGAACACTTCGTGAACAGTGAGCTGTGACATCTCACACTGGTGTACTTAGAATTGTGTGAACAGTGAGCTGTGAAGTCTCACCCTGGTGTACTTAGAATTGTATGAACACTTCGTGAACAGTGAGCTGTGATGTCTCACACTGGTGTACTTAGAATTGTGTGAACACTTCGTGAACAGTGAGCTGTGAAGCCTCACACTGGTGTACTTAGAATCGTGTGAACACTTCGTGAACTGTAAGCTGTGATGTCTCACACTGGTGTACTTAGAATTGTGTGAACACTTCGTGAACAGTAAGCTCGTGTGAAGCAGTGCAGTTCATACactaatgtattttcaaaaattaattttcttctatatttacatttaattgCATTGAAATTTCTGCCATTAAAATAGACACCatatctatcaagattcatgTGTTCATTTTACACAACTGCAATGGGAAATGTATTCTAATCAGACTACACAAAACTAAAGATGATTTTTATTACTTTACTTATCATATCAACTTCATCTCTTCAAACCATAcggtttaaaaaattaacatgcTGAATAAATAACAATCACACATGCACTATAGTGAAATGTACATCTGTGTGTAACAATGAGAATCATAGTGAAATGTACATCTGTATGTGACAGTGAGAACTTAGCACTCAATATTATATGAGGTACTTGTTCAAGAACTTATTACATGCATCAGAAGTTCAGAACAGTCTGACcatcaatatttcaaaacatctctctgtctgtctctctctttctctccctcactttgaaaatattcaacatgATTGAGTAAATAATGTTAGAAACAATGTTTTTGTTAAATACATACTTAAAATGCATGAATGGATAAATGGGTATGGGAAGCATTTAGAGTTTCTGCAATATTAAAATCTCAATAAATTTacgagaaaaaaaattgtagttAAAACCGATCAAAGAAATCAATTATTGGTCTTTAACCAAAATATGCCGAATTTGAGAAATGAAATGCAATTCAAGATACTCCAAACATGTACAGGTATAACAGCTGTGAATGAGAAACGATGGAAATGTTTAAATTGTTCCATACCTAAAGTTGTGAAGTTATCGATCTACTTATAATCAAAACATCTTATAAAATGTTTCCCAAAGGAACACAAACTAAAGTCATTTGTATAAGTACTACTCCCAGTCTCTTTCTGAACTTTAAATCAAGGATATAAATTACATTAATGTACACATACAAGACAGATTTACTGGTATGATAATATTGCACCTAGAGAcgacattttatacatgtacttgcagcagtaaatatcaacaagaaATACGTTtctgaaaatgaaattcatgtgTTTACgaacaaaacaaaagtaaagAGGATACATCACTATATGTACAATGGTTAAACCGAGTGACTTCAGCCTAAGCAACAGTTGtcaaaatcaaattgaattttcATGAAGCATGGCGATATATATCACAGCAGATGTGGTTCAGTTGTTTGACGAGTAGTCATGCAACACAGCTAAAGTTCATCCATGTATCGAGGCAAAAACACTCAAAAGTGACCCGTTTCAGCCTCTATTAGGTGACACAATCATGGCTGATTCTCCCATGGCAGCCATTTTAATGTGCTTTCCACTTTGGATTTCTTCTACAGAGGTAAGACTGGGTCAATTCACTGAGCCATTAGTGAGGTGATTCCCCCTATATACTAATATATACTAATTCACTGAGCCATTAGCATGGCTATAGTCCCCCGATGTACTAATAGCCAACTTGGTGGAGTCTGCAGTTTTAACGTCGAACACTTCCTTAATGGCTTGTTGGAAACACATGAAGTTGTAATCTATTACTCCTAAAATGGAAGAAAGAAATCTTTGATCATGGATTACCATAGATCCATACAGTATGTGCACAAAAATAGCTATTTACACTCAATCCATGACAGTAGATTAAATAATCATTTACATTGATAAACATCTATCCACATAATATCAccaggaaatttttttttaagggtTTGCGGGGGGTGGGGGCCTATTCCCAATGCTAAATAGCAGGCATTTTTCTCAATTAATGCTACGAatttcccaaacaatgaaaacaaatcaagcagggtagccttattgttcataaatgtttaaatcttcttcacaggccATCAAATTACAATTCTTGCTTCATAATTGTTCTGTAAACCTAAAtttttggcctctgcttatttgaatgaggtaagctttgaatttgttgaaagtcagaaggagcCCAATTATACCTTAAAGCGCTCTGGATTGTTTTTCTCCctatttctttgtatgaaacatttttcccaatttcaagcaaatatCGCTATTTTTccccaattggaaaggcccaggcccttgaaatcatgaccttaaaaaaaccCTGATCACCGTTACTAAAATCGTTATCAGATTACTGTCATCACATCTATGCATTTAGTGTTTGTCTTGAATCTACTGCTggaaaggttaaaaaaaaatgtagttcAAAACATTGTTGATATTCGAAtaatatcagattttgttttcataattCTTAAAGTGACAGAAAAATTGTCCAAGTCAATCCCTGCTGTTAATCAAAGAAAATTGCTTCAAAATGTAAGTCTGTACACTACActttatatacacatacactgcACTTTATATACACGTACACTACACTTTATATACGCGTACACTACGCTTCATATACGCGTACACTACGCTTTATATACGCGTACACTACACTTTATATACGCGTACACTACACTTTATATACGCGTACACTGCACTTTATATACACGTACAATTCACTTTATATACACGTACACTGCACTTTATATACAAGTACACTACACTTTATATACACTACACTTTATATACACGTACACTACACTTTATATACGCGTACACTACACTTTATATACACGTACACTACACTTTATATACACGTACACTGCACTTTATATACACGTACACTGCACTTTATATACACTACActttatatacacatacactacactttatatacacatacactaCACTTTATATACACTACACTTTATATACGCGTACACTGTACTTTATAAACGCGTACACTGCACTTTATATACGCGTACACTACACTTTATATAAGCGTACACTGCACTTTATATACGCGTACACTGCACTTTATATATGCGTACACTgcactttatatacatgtacactacacTTTATATACACGTACACTATATACACGTACACTACACtacactttatatacatgtacactacactttatatacatgtacactacactttatatacatgtacactacacTTTCTATACGCGTACACTACACtacactttatatacatgtacactacactttatatacatgtacactacacTTTATATATTGTACCTTGTTTTTCAAAGCTATCCTCTCTAAGTATACAGACTAAAGCCAGATATTTGTTTACTTCCCGAAGATACAGAATCGTTCCATTGTTCAGTTTAATGGTGGATCGTGTCTTTTCATCAAATGCTGCATCGTCCCTTTGACTGACATAAAAAAAAGCATTTACTCATCAGAAAAACATTATACTGTACAGCAGGTAAATTTCAAGAATCATATAGACTTAGTACAATTCAGCTGAATATAAAAAGTCTCAGATCATGTGTATGTAGATGCTAAAAGGTAGTAAATttcttagttttttttttaaaaatgatgttACAGAGATGCAGCAGAGCTTCAgaagaattttctttttctttctggTAGAGTTCATCATAAACCAAAAGCACTTAAAGCAAAAGCTACACAGATATTTGGACATGAATTTTggcaaggatttaattttggcttTATTAGCGAGAGTGACAAGGTTGCTAAAATTGAGTAtcactaacaatttattccatatcggagGTAATAGCCATCTTCCTTGGAATTATATAAAGTCCTTAAAATTAGCTCTCACTAAATATACATACCCATAATTTAATGGAAAATCACTAAATTTTTGTCTCGCTAAAAACACCACTTATACAGTGAAATAAATTTACCCATATATTGCGGACAGGTCAATTACAACATCGATCATATCACAGCAGAGTTCATAGGACTGCATGTCTACAGCAGAGCTGTCCGTCGCAAGGTAGATCTTACATACCACATCAAACAGGAAGGCCTTCTCCAGACCCGAATTCTGAAACAAAAGTTGAATAATAAAATCCTTCAATCTCAACAACATAATACAATTTAATCCGAGGTTTACTTTCACAACGTGGCCCTGCATTATACCGTATATCAAGTTTTTTCAGCGTGTATCCAATTTCTGCTTTGTTCACGACGATTTCCAAATCGCGGAAAATAAATTCGCGTAAATTTGATACAAAGTTAGCTTTTATGATAAAGTTATACGGACGATCTACCTCACGCATTTCCAagtctgtcgaaattcacaACTATGAAAACAACGGCTTTGATTCCCCGATTCttgattttattaaataaacaacaactcgggTTTTGTTAATTAACCTCATCCGACCCTGTGTTGATTATACGTTAACCAGTTGATAGCTTGGGTATGAGTCAGTGTGTCGACTAAACAAGATCACAGCCGAACTATTACCTGTGcgttttaaaacgaaagtgttaggtatgataattcccagaatagtcatgcttgactgaaatcgaaagtaggaatcgcgttataatcaataaatgtacagtcattgaataaaggtaaaatttcgtgaaatCACACgaaaatgttgtaaaaatcCCGTCCGTTGGTCGCgttagacaggtggtcgtttaatacaggtacaatagaTAGGGTAATGCCTTGGGGTGGATTATTACGGTCACATACAGCAGTGAGTCGCTTATTTACTTGAATGTATAGATAAGTGCAAAATCGTTGTGTGATCAGTAACTCAGAAATCATGTAAATCGTTTCACCGACTGAATGTATTGCATTAAAAATTTAGAGTTATACTTTCACAAGCTGGTTTCTTTTATAAGTTTAATTAATcttgaattatattttcacgatgactttgaaatagtgaaaatttgatTCACGTAAATTTAATACACTATTTTAGGTTCTGATTTgcggaaaaaacctgatatacggtaTACATAATTAGAAAAGTACATACAATATTATAGAATGTTGTTTTACATGAGCAACTTCACTAGATGGAACAGTTGAAGACCAGGGATTTgtatattattattacagagatttgtatattattattacagagaTGAAACAGTTGAAGACCAGAGATTTgtatattattattacagagaTGAGTATATTAAGTAAATTCTTAAATCTCCATTATAATACTTGCAGAGAAGagtatattaaagggactggttcacgatttttgaataTACATAACTGATTTAATgctgacagccaaaattttgaccttctgaacataagaataaaagcaatattttagccttaaatctgtgttatgtaaacaaagactcaagtcttttcatgtatacaaacagaCCAGTGAAATggtaattttgtaatataaagcatcttaattttgcatactcacaaattttaacttttagatgacacatcttacccaaagaatgcttgaaatgtgaaagatataataaacttagatcgatatctatttcttttgaaaatttcgtaatcaaaaacataccgcaatctttgtttacaaaacaaataataaactctctaaaatgagcttctgtgataatgaataaccataatttttatgtgaaatattttaaacacattagacagtagattttgatcaataacagtgaaaaacaaaattttgaggaaaattgtgaatcagtccccTTAAGTAAATTCTCCATTATATACTTACAGAGATGAGTATATTAAGTAAGTTCTCCATTACGGGTAGCTGAGGAATTAACTTCTGTACCACTTTACTAAATGCCTCAAAGATGGAATGGTCATAAATACTTGTTAGGGAAAAACTGAAAAACAAATTCTTCTATTACCTAAATTATACAGctattatcaaatgaaaatgaaaactgtaTTGTCTAGGAAAGTTTAGCTTTTTATTTTAACCATTTGAAATCAACACCGAAATTTTACCAATATCCATAAACTAGCTATTACTTTCTCTTTGGTCTTAATTCAAGATTTTGAGTCCCttgcagggttcgaaattaactttttcaagcactattCCGTGCGGACTAGTa contains:
- the LOC125647026 gene encoding uncharacterized protein LOC125647026 — protein: MKVNNKTEREVNIGNNVVEEVSEFVYLGSKITADGDSTSDVESRIAKARAAFASLRNIWKSTAISIKTKIKIFKSNIIGVLLYGAESWKVTKGIVHRLDVFQTKCLQRILKVFWPNTISNKDLYQRTSTSPISEMIKMRRWKWIGHVHRMGATSIPKIAMRWTPAGKRNRGRPKETWRRSVEKEMKECGWTWGRIQNMAADRQRWRSSVKALCAS